In a single window of the Candidatus Deferrimicrobiaceae bacterium genome:
- a CDS encoding YraN family protein: MSRKPEERAAAGREAEESVCAYLRERGMEIVERNFRARGGEIDVIARDRNVLAFVEVRFREEDGHGLPEESVGPAKRRRIAAAARAYLATIPPGSWKEARFDVAAVDGSGGAPAIRYYPAAFDARGKIL; the protein is encoded by the coding sequence GTGAGTCGCAAGCCGGAAGAGAGGGCGGCGGCGGGGCGGGAGGCGGAAGAATCGGTCTGCGCGTATCTGCGGGAAAGAGGAATGGAGATCGTGGAGCGGAACTTCCGCGCCCGGGGCGGGGAGATCGACGTCATTGCCCGGGACAGGAACGTTCTCGCGTTCGTCGAGGTGCGCTTCCGGGAGGAGGACGGGCACGGGCTCCCGGAGGAGTCCGTGGGCCCGGCCAAACGAAGAAGGATCGCGGCCGCGGCGAGGGCGTACCTGGCGACGATCCCCCCGGGCTCGTGGAAGGAGGCGCGGTTCGACGTGGCGGCGGTCGACGGCAGCGGGGGCGCCCCGGCCATCCGCTATTACCCCGCCGCGTTCGACGCCCGGGGCAAGATCCTTTAA
- a CDS encoding 6-phosphofructokinase: protein MKIGVLNGGGDCPGLNAVIRAVVRKSDNLDSRVVGIRNGWKGLVDISYMDLDTKMVSGILHIGGTIIGTSRTNPFKDPDGPDKVLKNFRLLGLDALVAIGGEDTLGAASKLYERGLPVVGVPKTIDNDLSGTDFTFGFDTAVSIATDAIDRIHTTAESHNRVMVVEVMGRNAGWIATFSGMAGGAHAILIPEKPIDIDEVCDLILRRHSRGKNFSIVVVAEGAKFAEKPGEDGQLIIQETKTDEFGHVRLGGISQVLAKEIEKRTRFETRFVVLGHIQRGGSPTAHDRVLATRYGVFATEMAHRGEFGKMAALQGKEIVPVPLSEATAQSKTVNMGIFHIAEEFFG from the coding sequence ATGAAAATAGGCGTGCTGAACGGCGGCGGAGATTGCCCGGGCCTCAATGCGGTCATCCGGGCGGTGGTCCGGAAATCCGACAATTTAGATTCCCGTGTGGTGGGCATCCGGAACGGGTGGAAGGGACTTGTGGACATCTCCTACATGGATCTCGACACCAAGATGGTCTCGGGGATCCTGCACATCGGCGGAACGATCATCGGCACTTCCCGGACCAACCCTTTCAAGGATCCCGACGGTCCTGACAAGGTCCTGAAGAACTTCCGCCTGCTGGGGCTCGACGCACTCGTCGCCATCGGGGGCGAGGACACCCTGGGGGCGGCGAGCAAGCTCTATGAGCGCGGCCTTCCGGTGGTGGGCGTCCCCAAGACGATCGACAACGACCTGTCGGGGACCGATTTCACCTTCGGGTTCGACACGGCGGTCTCCATCGCCACCGATGCCATCGACCGGATCCACACGACGGCGGAGTCCCACAACCGCGTCATGGTGGTGGAGGTGATGGGGCGCAACGCGGGATGGATCGCCACCTTCTCGGGGATGGCAGGAGGGGCGCACGCGATCCTCATTCCGGAAAAGCCGATCGACATCGACGAGGTATGCGACCTGATCCTGCGACGCCACAGCCGCGGGAAGAACTTCAGCATCGTCGTGGTGGCGGAGGGGGCAAAGTTCGCCGAGAAGCCGGGCGAGGACGGCCAGCTGATCATCCAGGAGACGAAGACCGACGAGTTCGGGCACGTCCGGCTGGGCGGGATCTCGCAGGTCCTTGCCAAGGAGATCGAGAAACGGACGAGGTTCGAGACGCGCTTCGTGGTCCTTGGCCACATCCAGCGGGGCGGTTCCCCTACCGCCCACGACCGGGTGCTGGCCACCCGGTACGGCGTCTTCGCCACCGAGATGGCCCACCGCGGCGAGTTCGGGAAGATGGCCGCCCTCCAGGGGAAAGAGATCGTCCCCGTCCCCTTGTCCGAAGCCACCGCGCAGTCGAAAACGGTCAACATGGGAATCTTCCACATCGCCGAGGAATTCTTCGGGTAA
- the rimM gene encoding ribosome maturation factor RimM (Essential for efficient processing of 16S rRNA), with product EAKEWSGALVSVLWDELPPPEEGEYYVTDLIGCEVVDAAGGRVGELVGVEEGPAHDWLVIRREEGESLLPMVSEFVREVDVAGRRIVVAPPEGW from the coding sequence AAGAGGCGAAGGAGTGGTCGGGGGCCTTGGTCTCGGTCCTTTGGGATGAGCTTCCTCCCCCGGAGGAGGGGGAGTATTACGTCACGGACCTGATCGGCTGCGAAGTGGTGGATGCCGCGGGGGGCCGCGTCGGGGAGCTCGTCGGGGTGGAGGAGGGGCCGGCTCACGACTGGCTCGTCATCCGGCGCGAAGAGGGGGAGTCCCTCCTTCCGATGGTTTCCGAGTTTGTCCGCGAGGTGGACGTCGCGGGCCGCCGCATCGTGGTGGCCCCCCCGGAGGGGTGGTAA
- the trmD gene encoding tRNA (guanosine(37)-N1)-methyltransferase TrmD, with the protein MRIDILTLFPGIFSGPLDHSILARAREAGLLAVGVHDLRDYAEGKHRVTDEPPFGGGGGMVMKPEPIFAGVEAIRTRFGPGKAVLLSPQGELLTHRLARRLAGEEHLILICGRYEGVDQRVADHLADFEISIGDYVLTGGELPSLVLVDAVARFVPGVIGGPLAPDRDSFEEGILEGPQYTRPREFRGLTVPDVLLSGNHAAIEKWRREEGTRRTLARRPDLGKKKLTPGGGVE; encoded by the coding sequence GTGCGGATCGACATCCTGACGCTCTTCCCCGGGATCTTTTCCGGACCGCTCGACCACAGCATCCTCGCCCGGGCGAGGGAGGCGGGGCTGCTGGCGGTCGGCGTGCACGACCTGCGGGACTACGCGGAGGGGAAGCACCGGGTGACCGACGAGCCGCCTTTCGGCGGGGGCGGCGGGATGGTAATGAAGCCGGAGCCGATCTTTGCGGGGGTGGAGGCGATCCGAACACGGTTCGGGCCGGGGAAGGCGGTCCTTCTCTCCCCCCAGGGAGAGCTGTTGACCCACCGGCTGGCGCGCCGGCTGGCCGGGGAAGAACATCTGATCCTCATCTGCGGTCGGTACGAAGGGGTAGACCAGCGCGTGGCGGACCACCTGGCCGACTTCGAGATCTCCATCGGCGATTACGTGCTGACGGGAGGGGAGTTGCCCTCCCTCGTGCTGGTCGACGCGGTGGCCCGGTTCGTGCCCGGCGTGATCGGGGGCCCTTTGGCGCCGGACCGGGATTCCTTCGAGGAGGGAATCCTCGAGGGGCCGCAATACACCCGCCCCCGGGAGTTCCGAGGGCTTACGGTCCCCGACGTGCTCCTGTCGGGCAACCACGCCGCGATCGAGAAGTGGCGCCGGGAGGAGGGGACGCGCAGGACCTTGGCCAGGCGCCCCGATCTCGGGAAGAAGAAGTTGACACCCGGCGGCGGGGTGGAATAG
- a CDS encoding ribonuclease HII, whose amino-acid sequence MVAGVDEAGRGPLAGPVVAAAVVLPPGFYRPDIRDSKALSPKARERAFSLVTSHALAYAVGHSTPEEIDRINILKASLLAMRRAVEKLIPVPDFLYIDGNISIPPAEGGPWAAIRQEPLVSGDTRCVSVMAASIVAKVTRDRLMLEYDRVYPGYGFASHKGYPTRGHLAALALLGPSPIHRKTFRGVLPG is encoded by the coding sequence ATGGTGGCCGGCGTAGACGAAGCCGGGCGGGGACCGCTTGCCGGCCCGGTAGTGGCGGCGGCCGTAGTGCTCCCCCCGGGGTTCTATCGGCCGGATATCCGCGATTCGAAGGCCCTTTCCCCGAAAGCGAGGGAAAGGGCCTTTTCTCTTGTCACCTCGCACGCCCTCGCCTACGCGGTTGGCCATTCCACCCCGGAGGAGATCGACCGGATCAACATCCTCAAGGCGTCGCTTCTCGCGATGCGACGGGCGGTGGAAAAACTCATACCCGTTCCTGACTTTCTCTACATCGATGGGAATATTTCGATCCCTCCGGCGGAGGGAGGCCCATGGGCGGCCATCCGCCAGGAACCGCTCGTCTCGGGGGACACCCGGTGCGTTTCGGTCATGGCGGCCTCCATCGTCGCGAAGGTCACCCGGGACCGGCTGATGCTCGAGTACGACCGGGTCTACCCCGGGTACGGCTTCGCCTCCCACAAGGGGTACCCGACGAGGGGGCATCTGGCCGCCTTGGCGTTGCTCGGCCCCTCCCCGATTCACCGGAAGACGTTCCGCGGGGTCCTTCCGGGGTGA
- a CDS encoding indolepyruvate oxidoreductase subunit beta, producing MKQARGNVFLAGVGGQGILLASEVLGEAFLLGGYDVKKSEVHGMAQRGGAVTTHLRYGPKVFSPLIEPGTADLLVAFEKLEALRFAHFLKPGGAAVVNAQEILPPSVATGRERYPERIEERLAEVTPNLYLVDALATALSLREVRAVNMVMAGAASHLLPLPEECYLRAIRERLPERFVEVNAKAFRAGRALLAPREAGR from the coding sequence GTGAAACAGGCCCGCGGGAACGTTTTCCTCGCGGGCGTCGGCGGGCAGGGGATCCTCCTCGCGTCCGAGGTGCTGGGCGAGGCGTTCCTGCTCGGAGGGTACGACGTCAAGAAGAGCGAGGTCCACGGAATGGCCCAGCGCGGGGGGGCGGTGACGACCCACCTGCGCTACGGCCCGAAGGTGTTCTCGCCGCTCATCGAGCCGGGCACGGCGGACCTGCTGGTCGCCTTCGAGAAGCTGGAGGCCCTCCGGTTCGCGCATTTTCTCAAACCCGGCGGCGCCGCGGTGGTCAACGCGCAGGAGATCCTGCCTCCGTCGGTGGCCACCGGCCGGGAGCGGTACCCGGAGCGGATCGAGGAGCGGCTTGCCGAGGTGACACCGAACCTGTACCTGGTCGATGCCCTGGCGACCGCCCTCTCCCTGCGCGAGGTGCGCGCCGTGAACATGGTGATGGCGGGTGCCGCCTCGCACCTGCTTCCCCTCCCCGAGGAATGCTACCTGAGGGCGATCCGGGAGCGTCTTCCGGAGAGATTCGTGGAGGTGAACGCGAAAGCGTTTCGCGCCGGGCGGGCGCTGTTGGCGCCCCGCGAGGCGGGACGGTAA
- the iorA gene encoding indolepyruvate ferredoxin oxidoreductase subunit alpha codes for MSVPAREKIVLLSGNEAIARGAFEAGVTVASAYPGTPSTEILENFARYEGVYAEWAPNEKVSVEVAHGASMAGARALAVMKHVGVNVAADPIFTASYTGVRGGFVIVTADDPELHSSQNEQDNRHYAVAAKIPMLEPSDSWEAKEFTRLAFDLSEKFDTPVFLRSTTRISHAEGAVRLGDVTGSLLAPGFVRDPAKWVMLPDNARRRHGIVEERMRALATFAEGFDGNRIEWGDRTLGVITAGVSYQYVREAFPDASVLKLGMAHPLPSRLIREFAAGVSRVVVVEELDPHIETHVKALGLPVQGKEIIPIVGELSPRIVREGITGVAIPVRPAEGLPRRPPNLCPGCPHRGLFYVLNKFKATVAGDIGCYTLAALPPLSGMDTCVCMGASIGNAFGIEKALGKAALGKVVAVIGDSTFLHSGITPLIDIVYNRGFSTVIILDNRTTAMTGAQENPATGRTLMGKATRRLDLAALCRAVGVDHVYTVNPHDMERTEAVLRRELFREEPSVIITEAPCVLLPEHRRKKRPVYEVIPDLCRGCKACSKLGCPAIEWVPFTPEAAVAAGKKASQKGMTRIHPLLCDGCNQCPPLCKFKAILEKKG; via the coding sequence TTGTCCGTACCGGCAAGGGAAAAGATCGTGCTGCTGTCCGGGAACGAGGCGATCGCACGGGGGGCGTTCGAGGCGGGGGTTACGGTCGCCTCCGCCTACCCCGGGACCCCGAGCACGGAGATCCTCGAGAATTTCGCGCGGTACGAGGGAGTCTACGCGGAGTGGGCTCCCAACGAAAAGGTGTCGGTGGAGGTGGCGCACGGGGCCTCGATGGCGGGAGCGCGGGCCCTCGCGGTGATGAAGCACGTGGGGGTGAACGTCGCCGCCGACCCGATCTTCACCGCCTCCTACACGGGGGTGCGCGGGGGGTTCGTGATCGTCACCGCCGACGATCCCGAACTGCACTCGTCCCAGAACGAGCAGGACAACCGGCACTATGCCGTCGCGGCGAAGATCCCGATGCTGGAGCCGTCCGACTCCTGGGAGGCGAAGGAGTTCACGAGGCTTGCCTTCGACCTCTCGGAAAAATTCGACACCCCGGTCTTTTTGAGGAGCACCACGCGGATCTCCCACGCCGAGGGGGCGGTCCGGCTCGGCGACGTGACGGGATCACTCCTCGCCCCCGGGTTCGTGCGCGACCCGGCCAAGTGGGTCATGCTCCCGGACAACGCGAGGCGGCGGCACGGGATCGTCGAGGAGAGGATGCGGGCCCTCGCTACGTTCGCGGAAGGGTTCGACGGCAACCGGATCGAGTGGGGCGACCGCACCCTGGGGGTGATCACGGCGGGGGTCTCGTACCAGTACGTCCGGGAGGCGTTTCCCGACGCGTCGGTCCTGAAGCTGGGGATGGCGCACCCGCTCCCGTCGCGGCTCATCCGGGAGTTCGCGGCGGGCGTGTCGCGCGTGGTGGTGGTCGAGGAGCTGGACCCTCACATCGAGACGCACGTGAAGGCCCTGGGGCTTCCGGTGCAGGGGAAGGAGATCATCCCGATCGTCGGGGAGCTTTCCCCGCGGATCGTCCGGGAGGGGATTACCGGGGTGGCGATTCCCGTGCGGCCGGCCGAGGGGCTTCCCCGGAGGCCCCCGAACCTGTGCCCCGGCTGCCCGCACCGCGGGCTTTTCTACGTCCTCAACAAGTTCAAGGCGACGGTGGCCGGCGACATCGGCTGCTATACCCTCGCGGCGCTCCCGCCGCTTTCCGGAATGGACACCTGCGTCTGCATGGGGGCGTCCATCGGGAACGCCTTCGGGATCGAGAAGGCGCTGGGAAAGGCCGCCCTGGGCAAGGTGGTGGCGGTCATCGGGGATTCCACCTTCCTCCACTCGGGGATCACGCCCCTGATCGACATCGTCTACAACCGCGGGTTCTCCACGGTGATCATCCTGGACAACCGGACGACCGCCATGACCGGCGCCCAGGAGAATCCTGCGACGGGAAGGACGCTCATGGGCAAGGCCACCCGCCGGCTGGACCTGGCGGCTCTGTGCCGCGCGGTGGGTGTGGACCACGTCTATACGGTCAACCCGCACGACATGGAGCGGACGGAAGCGGTCCTCAGGAGGGAGCTCTTCCGCGAGGAGCCGTCCGTGATCATCACCGAGGCGCCGTGCGTTCTCCTCCCGGAGCACCGCAGGAAAAAGCGTCCCGTCTACGAGGTGATCCCCGACCTGTGCAGGGGATGCAAGGCGTGCAGCAAGCTCGGCTGCCCCGCGATCGAATGGGTTCCGTTCACGCCGGAGGCGGCGGTCGCCGCGGGGAAGAAGGCGTCCCAGAAGGGGATGACGCGGATCCATCCCCTCCTGTGCGACGGGTGCAACCAGTGCCCTCCGCTGTGCAAGTTCAAGGCGATCCTGGAGAAGAAGGGGTGA
- a CDS encoding phenylacetate--CoA ligase, whose protein sequence is MIWDDEFETLPREALAALQSKRLRALIERVHSAVPFYRRKLDEAGYRAGDVRGLEDLPDLPFTTKDDLRETYPFGLFAVPMERVVRVHASSGTTGKPVVVGYTRRDIDTWAELMARTLTCGGTTKGDVVHNAYGYGLFTGGLGAHYGAERIGATVIPISGGNTKRQIMLMQDFGSTILLCTPSYALNLAEVMAEEGVDPARLKLKCGLFGAEPWTESMRGEIEKKLRISALDIYGLSEVIGPGVASECIEEKRGLHVFEDHFIAEIIDPSTGKALPCGETGELVFTTITKEAFPVIRYRTRDISRLSVSPCSCGRTHARMDRISGRTDDMLIIRGVNVFPSQIESVLMTIEGVEPHYQLIVSREGSLDVLEVQVEVGEAIFTDEIKGLETLSKRIEHEIKDLLGVSCKVKLVEPKTIQRSEGKAKRVIDQRKL, encoded by the coding sequence ATGATCTGGGACGACGAATTCGAAACGCTGCCGCGCGAGGCGCTTGCGGCCCTGCAGTCGAAGCGGCTCCGGGCCCTGATCGAAAGGGTCCACTCCGCGGTTCCTTTCTACCGCCGCAAGCTCGACGAGGCGGGGTACCGGGCGGGCGACGTCCGGGGGCTCGAGGATCTGCCGGATCTTCCCTTCACGACGAAGGACGACCTGCGGGAGACCTACCCGTTCGGGCTGTTCGCCGTCCCGATGGAGCGGGTCGTGCGGGTTCACGCCTCCTCGGGGACCACGGGGAAGCCGGTCGTCGTCGGCTACACGCGCCGGGACATCGACACCTGGGCGGAGCTGATGGCCCGCACGCTCACCTGCGGAGGGACGACGAAGGGGGACGTGGTCCACAACGCGTACGGCTACGGCCTGTTCACGGGGGGGCTGGGAGCCCACTACGGGGCGGAGAGGATCGGCGCGACCGTCATCCCGATCTCGGGGGGGAACACGAAGCGGCAGATCATGCTCATGCAGGACTTCGGGTCCACGATCCTGTTGTGCACCCCCTCCTACGCGCTCAACCTCGCCGAGGTGATGGCGGAGGAGGGCGTCGATCCCGCCCGCCTGAAGCTCAAGTGCGGCCTGTTCGGGGCCGAGCCGTGGACCGAATCGATGCGGGGGGAGATCGAGAAGAAGCTCCGGATCAGCGCGCTCGACATCTATGGCCTCTCGGAGGTCATCGGGCCGGGGGTGGCGTCGGAGTGCATCGAGGAGAAGCGCGGCCTGCACGTCTTCGAGGACCACTTCATCGCGGAGATCATCGACCCGTCGACGGGGAAGGCGCTCCCTTGCGGGGAGACGGGCGAGCTCGTCTTCACCACGATCACCAAGGAGGCCTTTCCCGTGATCCGCTACCGGACGCGCGACATCTCGCGCCTCAGCGTCTCCCCCTGCTCCTGCGGCCGGACGCACGCGCGGATGGACCGGATCTCGGGGCGGACCGACGACATGCTCATCATCCGGGGGGTCAACGTCTTCCCGTCCCAGATCGAGTCGGTCCTGATGACGATCGAGGGCGTCGAGCCCCACTACCAGCTCATCGTCTCCCGCGAGGGGTCCCTGGACGTCCTCGAGGTGCAGGTGGAGGTGGGCGAGGCGATCTTCACGGACGAGATCAAGGGGCTCGAGACGCTTTCGAAGCGCATCGAGCACGAGATCAAGGACCTGTTGGGCGTCTCCTGCAAGGTGAAGCTTGTGGAGCCCAAGACGATCCAGCGCAGCGAGGGGAAGGCGAAGCGGGTCATCGATCAAAGGAAGCTGTAA
- the rplS gene encoding 50S ribosomal protein L19, translating to MSNLLRELEKSQLRSDLPAFKAGDTVRVYLRIREGEKERVQYFEGIVIGFHRNGPSTTFKVRKESYGVGVERTFPLHSPLLERIEVKKRGDVRRAKLFFLRKVSGKKARIREKKDWLGKKGIAIPAEGTAEPPEEGVAAPEDAAQAPETKE from the coding sequence ATGAGCAATCTCCTCAGGGAACTGGAAAAATCGCAGCTTCGCAGCGACCTTCCGGCGTTCAAGGCCGGGGACACGGTGCGCGTCTACCTGCGGATTCGGGAAGGGGAAAAGGAGCGCGTCCAGTACTTCGAGGGGATCGTCATCGGGTTTCACCGCAACGGACCCTCCACAACCTTCAAAGTCCGCAAGGAGTCATACGGAGTGGGCGTGGAGCGGACGTTCCCGCTGCACTCCCCCCTCCTCGAGAGGATCGAAGTGAAGAAGAGGGGGGACGTCCGCAGGGCGAAGCTCTTCTTCCTCCGCAAGGTGTCCGGCAAGAAGGCCCGGATCCGGGAGAAGAAGGACTGGCTCGGCAAGAAGGGGATCGCCATCCCGGCCGAGGGGACCGCGGAACCACCCGAAGAGGGTGTCGCCGCGCCGGAAGATGCGGCGCAGGCGCCGGAGACCAAGGAGTAG